DNA from bacterium:
TTCGTCCGGGCGGCGGGCGGGGCGGCGCCCGCCGAGCTCGGAGGCATCGTCGAGGCGATCGCGCGCGCCGGCGCCACGCCGCTGGTGGTCGCCGTCGGCGCGCGCGTCGTCGGCGTGGTCGAGCTGAAGGACATCGTCAAGGGCGGCATCCAGGAGCGCTTCGACGCGCTGCGCAGCATGGGCATCAAGACGCTGATGATCACCGGCGACAACAACCTGACGGCGGCGGCCATCGCCGCCGAGGCGCGTGTCGACGGCTTCCTGGCGCAGGCCAGGCCCGAGGACAAGCTGCGCCTGATCCGGGAGCACCAGGAGCAGGGGCTGATGGTGGCGATGACGGGCGACGGCACGAACGACGCGCCCGCGCTGGCGCAGGCCGACGTCGCGGTCGCGATGAACACGGGCACGCAGCCGGCGCGGGAGGCCGCGAACATCATCGACCTCGACAGCAACCCGACGAAGCTCCTGGACATCGTCGAGATCGGCAAGCAGATCCTCATGACCCGCGGGAACCTGACGACCTTCAGCATCGCGAACGACGTCGCCAAGTACTTCGCGATCATCCCCGCTGCGCTCCTCGGCATCTACCCGCAGCTCCAGGCGCTGAACCTGATGCACCTGGGCAGCCCGGCGAGCGCCATCCTCTCGGCGGTGATCTTCAACGCGCTGGTCATCCCCGCGCTGATCCCGCTGGCGCTGCGTGGCACGAAATACCGCCCGATGCCGGCGGAGCGCCTGCTGGTGTTCAACCTGCTCGTCTACGGGGTCGGCGGCATCGTCGCGCCGTTTGCCGGCATCAAGGCCATCGACGTGCTCGTGGGGCTGCTCGGGGGGACGGGATGATGAAGCAGGCGCGGGCCGCGATCCTGGTCCTGCTGGCGCTGACGGTCGTCTGCGGCGGGCTCTACCCGGCCGCCGTGACGCTCGCCGCGCGACTGGCCTTTGCCCGCCAGGCCGAGGGGAGCCTCGTGCGCGACGCCGGCGGGAGGGTCCGCGGCTCCCTGCTCATCGGACAGGCCTTCTCGGGGCCGGGATACTTCTGGCCGCGGCCGTCCGCGACCGGCGGCTTCCCGTACAACGCCCTCGCCTCGGGCGGCTCCAACCTCGGGCCCACGAACCCGGCGCTG
Protein-coding regions in this window:
- a CDS encoding potassium-transporting ATPase subunit C, which translates into the protein MMKQARAAILVLLALTVVCGGLYPAAVTLAARLAFARQAEGSLVRDAGGRVRGSLLIGQAFSGPGYFWPRPSATGGFPYNALASGGSNLGPTNPALFRRAAERAVALRDAGVADPIPPELLLASASGLDP